One stretch of Sporomusa termitida DNA includes these proteins:
- a CDS encoding UxaA family hydrolase: protein MAIDAIVLSDTDNVATAVQDLKAGQEASVRLGLTLTQVVLRQDIAYGHKFAVRPIRLGDDILKYGEVIGRATADIPSGCHAHVQNIESLRGRGDLQKED, encoded by the coding sequence ATGGCTATCGACGCAATCGTATTGAGTGATACCGATAATGTGGCGACCGCAGTGCAAGACTTAAAAGCGGGCCAGGAGGCGTCAGTCCGGCTGGGGCTGACGCTAACGCAGGTAGTTTTGCGGCAGGATATTGCTTATGGGCATAAATTTGCTGTTCGCCCTATTCGTCTGGGAGATGATATTTTAAAATATGGCGAGGTAATCGGCCGGGCAACAGCCGATATTCCGAGCGGCTGTCATGCGCATGTGCAAAATATAGAGAGTCTGCGTGGCCGCGGCGACTTACAAAAGGAGGATTAA
- a CDS encoding TonB-dependent receptor, whose protein sequence is MKKKMSRIRKKVLYALIGSSLFWHAPVVAYAEEAPETAAVAEQTAEEQVAPSKATARRSVFTLEGIEVTARRSRDLPPAYAGGQVARGAGLGVLGNKDFMDTPFNVTSYTAQTIEDQQAETLFDVFTNDPSVRFATPGGQVSENFRVRGLEVNYQYLYFNGIAGLAPHYRVPVEFLERVEVLKGPSSFLYGGVSTSVGGAVNLVPKRAGEEDITNFTTSYASSSQFGGHIDIGRRFGDNKEWGIRFNGLYSDGDTTTDDQSRKRLLGALGLDYRKDKWRLSLDAYSTEEKYDGGLISMYDLSSYVKAPDGSINVFKGVSGTTRNNGILFKGEYDIQDNVTAYAGIGKLSAKAHGFINGNHVQDLQADGSATLKGIFKQYFWTDTTASEIGLRGTYQTGAVKHQVVLGANFQDTDFSNAYTSTALNMATNIYNPAAVADLYNSLKVGKGNKTAVTELSSFLLADTLSFDEDKVQLTLGVRRQDVKQTTYKYASSLATGSPASISTYDSDANTPMVGLVVKPWGEAVSLYANYIEALSPGTVVGAGFDNIGQVLAPYKTKQREVGAKWDKGAFANTLAFFQIEMPSYTTTNKIYSYDGKQKNRGIEWNAFGNIAKNLRLLGGIAYTDGELVRSNTVANNGNTPLGVPKWTMNAGVEWDTPWNQDLSLSLRTVYTSSQYADNSNSFRVPSWVRYDIGARYKTVMNKIPVTYRLSVENLFDKHYWSGYSDKSLATLGSPRTVKLSAAMQF, encoded by the coding sequence ATGAAGAAAAAAATGTCCCGCATCAGAAAAAAAGTCCTGTATGCCCTGATCGGCAGCAGTCTGTTCTGGCACGCGCCAGTAGTTGCCTACGCAGAAGAAGCGCCGGAAACCGCCGCGGTGGCCGAACAAACTGCCGAAGAACAAGTTGCTCCCAGCAAAGCAACTGCCAGACGGTCTGTATTCACCCTGGAAGGGATTGAAGTGACCGCCAGGCGCAGCCGCGATCTGCCGCCGGCCTATGCCGGCGGCCAGGTGGCCCGCGGCGCCGGGCTCGGCGTACTGGGCAACAAGGATTTCATGGACACGCCCTTCAACGTCACCAGTTACACCGCCCAAACCATCGAAGACCAGCAGGCCGAGACCCTGTTTGACGTGTTTACCAACGATCCCTCCGTCCGCTTTGCCACCCCCGGCGGACAGGTCAGCGAAAACTTCCGAGTCCGCGGCCTGGAGGTAAATTATCAGTATCTCTATTTTAACGGCATCGCGGGTTTGGCGCCGCACTATCGTGTTCCCGTGGAATTTCTGGAACGGGTGGAAGTGCTCAAAGGGCCCAGTTCCTTTCTCTACGGCGGCGTGAGCACCTCGGTGGGCGGTGCCGTCAACCTGGTGCCCAAACGGGCCGGCGAGGAGGATATCACCAACTTTACCACCAGCTATGCCTCCTCTTCCCAGTTCGGCGGCCATATCGACATCGGACGCCGCTTCGGCGACAACAAGGAGTGGGGCATCCGCTTCAACGGTCTATACTCGGACGGCGATACCACAACCGACGACCAATCCCGTAAGCGGCTGCTGGGCGCCCTGGGCCTGGATTACCGCAAGGACAAATGGCGCCTGTCTCTGGATGCCTATAGCACCGAGGAAAAGTACGACGGCGGTCTTATCTCCATGTATGACTTAAGCTCTTACGTGAAAGCTCCGGACGGCTCGATCAACGTATTCAAAGGGGTGTCGGGCACCACCCGGAATAACGGGATTTTGTTTAAAGGCGAATATGACATCCAGGACAATGTAACCGCCTATGCCGGTATTGGCAAACTATCCGCCAAAGCCCACGGCTTCATCAACGGCAATCACGTACAGGACCTGCAGGCAGACGGCTCGGCCACTCTCAAGGGTATCTTTAAGCAATACTTCTGGACCGACACCACGGCCTCCGAAATAGGGCTGCGCGGCACTTACCAGACCGGCGCGGTAAAGCATCAGGTCGTTTTGGGGGCAAACTTCCAGGATACCGATTTTTCCAATGCTTATACCAGTACAGCACTAAATATGGCAACGAATATCTACAACCCGGCTGCGGTTGCCGACCTTTACAACAGCCTGAAGGTGGGCAAGGGCAACAAGACTGCCGTCACCGAGCTTTCCAGTTTCCTCCTGGCTGACACGCTTTCCTTTGACGAGGATAAGGTCCAGTTGACGCTGGGGGTACGGCGGCAAGATGTGAAACAGACAACCTACAAGTATGCCAGTAGCCTTGCTACCGGTTCACCGGCATCAATATCCACCTACGACTCCGACGCCAACACGCCGATGGTCGGCCTCGTCGTCAAACCGTGGGGAGAAGCGGTGTCTCTCTACGCCAATTATATTGAAGCGCTTTCCCCCGGAACCGTGGTGGGAGCAGGCTTCGACAACATAGGTCAAGTACTGGCGCCGTACAAAACCAAACAGCGCGAAGTCGGCGCCAAGTGGGACAAGGGAGCTTTCGCCAATACGCTGGCCTTTTTCCAAATCGAAATGCCCAGTTATACGACTACTAACAAGATCTATTCCTATGACGGCAAACAGAAAAACCGCGGCATTGAATGGAATGCCTTCGGCAACATAGCGAAGAACCTCCGCCTGTTGGGCGGCATTGCCTATACCGACGGCGAACTGGTCCGCTCCAATACCGTCGCCAATAACGGCAACACGCCGTTGGGCGTACCCAAATGGACGATGAATGCCGGCGTCGAGTGGGACACGCCGTGGAATCAGGATTTATCACTTTCGCTGCGGACCGTATATACCAGTTCCCAATACGCCGACAATTCCAACAGCTTCAGAGTACCGAGCTGGGTGCGCTATGACATCGGCGCACGGTACAAGACCGTGATGAATAAAATCCCGGTCACCTACCGGCTCAGCGTGGAAAACCTGTTTGACAAACACTATTGGTCAGGTTACTCCGACAAGAGTCTTGCCACGTTAGGCAGCCCCCGCACCGTTAAGCTGTCGGCAGCCATGCAGTTTTAA
- a CDS encoding lactate racemase domain-containing protein: MAVINDLLQSVRLPPMIRVKQCFPAAAIDNVPAALRAQLRQPDIAGRVKQDMRVAIAVGSRGMAEIPRIVKVVVEELQRRGARPFIVPAMGSHGGATAAGQKQLLASLGVTESSAGCPIVASMEVVALGELNNGLPVLMDQAAATADGIVVINRVKAHSAFSGTNESGLVKMLAIGLGKQKGAAACHALGFEHMARFIVQIARVGLQRSPVLFGIATVENAYDRLAKLVAIPAESIIETEQELLAEAKANMPKLFLQPVDVLIVDQMGKEFSGSGMDPHITGRASTSCLHVGPGPNKLIVLDVSSASHGNAVGMGMADITTRRLFSKIDFDATYTNVLTSTTLQAARIPVIMESDRMAILAGVKTCNKLDPAAVRMVRIGNTLRLEDIFISQSMLAEALAHPCLAIAGRPETMVFDDAGNLTDIGCW; this comes from the coding sequence GTGGCGGTTATTAATGATTTGTTGCAAAGTGTGAGACTGCCGCCCATGATCCGGGTCAAACAATGCTTTCCCGCCGCGGCCATTGATAATGTGCCGGCAGCGCTGCGGGCACAATTGCGGCAGCCGGACATTGCCGGTCGCGTGAAGCAGGACATGCGGGTGGCGATTGCTGTCGGCAGCCGGGGTATGGCTGAAATACCCCGGATTGTAAAGGTTGTGGTTGAGGAACTCCAGCGCCGGGGGGCCAGGCCCTTTATTGTCCCGGCCATGGGCAGCCACGGCGGTGCCACCGCGGCCGGCCAGAAACAGCTGCTGGCGAGTTTGGGCGTCACCGAGTCAAGTGCCGGCTGTCCGATTGTTGCTTCCATGGAAGTGGTTGCTTTAGGAGAACTGAATAACGGCCTGCCGGTATTAATGGATCAAGCGGCGGCGACGGCGGATGGCATCGTGGTCATTAACCGGGTCAAAGCCCACAGTGCTTTCAGTGGGACCAATGAAAGCGGCCTGGTAAAGATGCTGGCCATCGGCCTGGGCAAGCAGAAAGGCGCCGCTGCCTGCCATGCTCTGGGCTTTGAGCACATGGCCCGGTTTATCGTGCAAATAGCCCGGGTCGGGCTGCAGCGGTCCCCGGTTTTGTTTGGCATTGCCACGGTTGAGAATGCCTATGACCGGCTGGCGAAGCTTGTGGCCATCCCTGCGGAATCAATTATCGAAACCGAGCAGGAACTACTGGCGGAAGCCAAGGCAAATATGCCGAAACTGTTTTTGCAGCCTGTCGATGTGCTGATTGTTGATCAAATGGGAAAAGAATTTTCAGGCAGCGGCATGGATCCGCATATTACCGGCCGGGCGTCAACCTCCTGCTTACATGTCGGCCCCGGCCCCAACAAATTAATTGTGCTGGATGTCAGTTCCGCCAGCCACGGTAATGCCGTCGGGATGGGAATGGCGGATATCACCACCCGCCGCCTGTTTAGCAAAATTGACTTTGACGCTACGTATACCAATGTTCTGACTTCGACAACCCTGCAGGCAGCGCGGATACCAGTGATTATGGAATCGGACCGTATGGCTATTCTGGCCGGCGTCAAGACCTGCAACAAGCTTGACCCGGCAGCTGTCCGCATGGTACGTATTGGCAATACACTGCGGCTGGAAGATATTTTTATTTCGCAGTCCATGCTGGCTGAGGCGTTGGCGCATCCTTGCCTAGCCATAGCCGGGCGGCCGGAAACCATGGTCTTTGATGATGCGGGAAACCTGACAGATATCGGCTGCTGGTAA
- a CDS encoding tripartite tricarboxylate transporter permease, producing MEAVGNLLLGFAVATTGWNLLYCLIGVTMGMFVGIMPGLGPVAGTAILVPVTFGMDPTSAIIMLAGIYYGSQYGGTITSVLINTPGESASVITCIDGYAMAKQGRAGTALGVSAIGSFIGGTAAIIGLTFIAPILSKAALRFGPPEFFSVMLLGLTMLVGLMGKSLLKGIIAALFGFLLAMVGDDPVSGSIRYSFGVLELNSGLELVAIAMGLFGVSEIMLGVSEKTSRNRPHAVKKLLPEKHEWKPTMGAIGRGTVIGFLVGLLPGANSVIASLMSYSVEKKVAQDPNRFGNGAIEGVAGPETANNACAGAANIPLFTLGIPSSPTIAILLGAFMMHGLAPGPQLFLEKPEFVWGVIASLYIGNVMLLIMNLPMARIWGKVAMVPFPVLFPLVLAFCVLGAYSINNRIFDVWVMLLFGVIGYFMKKLEFPMAATILPFVLGKPIESSFVQSLLMSGGSLSIFFMRPISLGCMIAIAAILAVSSYGSWKKKRDTLAAELE from the coding sequence ATGGAAGCAGTCGGTAATTTATTGTTAGGCTTTGCGGTGGCAACCACAGGCTGGAATCTATTGTACTGTCTGATCGGTGTAACCATGGGGATGTTCGTCGGCATTATGCCCGGACTGGGGCCGGTGGCCGGAACCGCCATACTGGTGCCAGTGACCTTCGGCATGGACCCCACGTCGGCAATTATTATGCTGGCCGGCATTTATTATGGCTCGCAGTATGGCGGAACCATCACTTCTGTTTTGATCAACACCCCGGGTGAGTCGGCTTCCGTGATCACCTGCATTGACGGCTATGCAATGGCCAAGCAGGGGCGGGCCGGCACGGCGCTGGGAGTATCGGCGATCGGTTCTTTTATCGGCGGCACGGCGGCCATAATCGGCCTGACTTTTATTGCCCCGATTTTGTCAAAAGCCGCTTTGCGTTTCGGACCGCCTGAATTTTTCAGCGTAATGCTGCTCGGCCTGACGATGCTGGTCGGTCTGATGGGCAAATCGTTACTTAAAGGTATTATCGCCGCCCTGTTTGGATTTCTGCTGGCAATGGTCGGTGATGATCCTGTTTCGGGCAGCATCCGTTATTCTTTTGGTGTGCTGGAGCTCAACAGCGGCCTGGAACTGGTGGCTATCGCCATGGGCTTGTTCGGCGTGTCGGAAATCATGCTGGGTGTGTCGGAAAAAACGTCCCGGAACCGGCCGCATGCAGTAAAAAAGCTGCTGCCGGAAAAACATGAATGGAAGCCGACAATGGGAGCCATTGGCCGGGGCACCGTTATTGGTTTTCTGGTAGGCCTGCTGCCGGGGGCCAATTCCGTTATCGCTTCGTTAATGTCCTACTCCGTAGAAAAAAAAGTGGCGCAAGACCCCAACCGTTTTGGCAACGGGGCTATCGAGGGGGTAGCCGGCCCGGAAACGGCCAATAACGCCTGCGCCGGCGCAGCCAATATACCTCTGTTCACGCTGGGGATACCCAGTTCGCCGACCATCGCCATCCTGCTGGGGGCGTTCATGATGCATGGTCTGGCTCCCGGTCCCCAATTATTTCTGGAGAAACCTGAATTTGTCTGGGGAGTTATTGCCAGCTTGTACATCGGCAATGTCATGCTGTTAATCATGAATTTGCCGATGGCAAGGATCTGGGGCAAAGTAGCCATGGTTCCATTCCCGGTGCTTTTCCCGTTGGTACTGGCGTTCTGTGTCCTGGGAGCTTACAGCATCAATAACCGCATATTTGATGTGTGGGTCATGCTGCTTTTTGGCGTCATCGGCTATTTCATGAAAAAACTTGAATTTCCGATGGCGGCAACCATACTGCCCTTTGTTCTGGGCAAACCGATAGAATCGTCTTTTGTACAATCGCTCTTGATGTCGGGCGGGAGCTTGAGCATTTTTTTTATGCGGCCGATTTCGCTGGGGTGTATGATTGCCATTGCGGCCATATTGGCGGTTAGCAGCTACGGTTCCTGGAAAAAGAAACGGGATACACTGGCCGCCGAGCTGGAATAA
- a CDS encoding tripartite tricarboxylate transporter TctB family protein: protein MYKNASLWAGGFFLLFSLLFFSASFGYSYQSRLGNGIGPGFLPFWLSLFMLIFSVLYLGYAITKERIDFSTVLPDKEGLKNTGLIFLYMIIFTAIVEYAGFVIATSLMLFLMFSGYLRWYYNVIVSLGTSVLLYWIFAILLSVPLPVSMFGW, encoded by the coding sequence ATGTACAAAAATGCATCTTTATGGGCCGGGGGATTTTTTCTCTTATTTTCCCTGCTGTTTTTCTCCGCATCCTTTGGCTATAGTTATCAAAGCCGGCTGGGAAACGGTATCGGACCGGGTTTTCTGCCGTTTTGGCTTAGCCTGTTTATGCTTATCTTCTCTGTACTATACCTGGGTTATGCGATTACGAAGGAACGAATAGATTTTAGCACGGTGCTGCCGGATAAAGAAGGTTTGAAGAACACTGGTCTGATTTTCCTGTACATGATCATATTTACCGCTATTGTGGAGTATGCCGGTTTTGTAATTGCCACTTCCCTGATGTTGTTTTTAATGTTTAGCGGCTATCTCCGATGGTACTACAATGTAATTGTTTCACTGGGAACATCGGTATTGCTGTACTGGATTTTCGCCATACTTTTGTCGGTTCCGCTTCCCGTCAGTATGTTCGGCTGGTAG
- a CDS encoding tripartite tricarboxylate transporter substrate binding protein, which translates to MKFMHGNKGVSLLVSLAALVLTLAVFLTGCSQQAAPAKEEYPTKPIQNIVPWAAGGAVDMSQRLTANFMPKYFGQSMVVVNKTGGAAVPGTAEVAKAKPDGYTIGMNTYGSFVLRPHLVDVPYKIDDYTYIMGMVRQRLVLAVKADSQFSTLQDLVDYAKKNPNQLKFSGCPTASLQHLVGMDFNQKAGTQSQFVPYDGGRPSAVALIGGHLDYIVVQPLEIINEVRSGQIRILAALEKTRIPNLPDVPTASELGIPVAHPHMMIIIGPAGMPEDKVKKIHDAYRAIMEDPEFQKMAKDAGLEIEYKPGEEVKKEIVEMNRMYKELVPKVLNK; encoded by the coding sequence ATGAAATTTATGCATGGGAACAAAGGGGTCAGCTTGCTTGTCAGCCTGGCGGCCCTCGTATTGACACTGGCGGTTTTTTTGACAGGCTGCTCGCAGCAAGCCGCTCCGGCTAAGGAAGAATACCCGACAAAACCGATACAAAACATTGTACCCTGGGCGGCAGGCGGCGCTGTCGATATGTCGCAGCGCTTAACCGCCAACTTTATGCCAAAGTATTTCGGACAAAGCATGGTTGTGGTCAACAAGACCGGCGGGGCTGCAGTTCCGGGTACAGCCGAAGTGGCTAAAGCCAAACCGGACGGTTATACCATCGGCATGAATACCTACGGCAGTTTTGTGCTGCGACCTCACCTAGTCGATGTTCCCTATAAAATTGACGATTACACGTATATTATGGGGATGGTCCGCCAGCGCCTGGTGCTGGCCGTTAAGGCCGATTCCCAGTTCAGCACCCTGCAGGACCTGGTGGATTATGCCAAAAAGAATCCCAATCAGCTGAAATTTTCCGGTTGCCCCACTGCCAGTCTGCAGCATCTGGTAGGCATGGACTTCAATCAGAAAGCCGGTACCCAGAGCCAGTTTGTGCCTTATGACGGCGGGCGCCCGTCGGCGGTGGCCCTTATTGGCGGCCATCTCGACTACATTGTCGTACAGCCCCTGGAAATCATCAATGAAGTCAGATCCGGCCAGATCCGTATTCTTGCCGCCCTGGAGAAAACAAGAATTCCCAACTTGCCCGATGTTCCCACCGCCTCCGAACTCGGTATTCCGGTTGCCCATCCCCACATGATGATTATTATCGGACCGGCTGGCATGCCGGAGGACAAAGTAAAGAAGATCCATGACGCCTACCGGGCAATTATGGAGGACCCGGAATTTCAGAAAATGGCCAAGGACGCCGGCCTGGAAATTGAATACAAACCCGGGGAAGAAGTGAAAAAGGAAATTGTGGAAATGAACCGGATGTATAAGGAACTCGTGCCCAAGGTACTCAATAAATAA
- a CDS encoding GntR family transcriptional regulator, with protein MNTNNIADAEKPRMKTQQAYDFILSRILQRTYRPGDRIVIDHVAADLNLSIIPVREAIRQLEADGFIQVIPYSGAIVQLMNDTDYEETQWVLSILDGGAAFLATGHLTPADIETLQNLNDAMKEALANFEFEEFGELNKQFHETIYQRCDNAYLIGRLRLTWQRLAQMRKAVFSFVPRRAKESIAEHEEMIRLLQASAPPEKIEEFARQHKLRMLHAVMHRKQLPQS; from the coding sequence ATGAATACGAATAATATTGCTGACGCGGAAAAGCCACGGATGAAAACTCAACAGGCTTACGATTTTATCCTTTCCCGGATTCTTCAGAGAACCTATAGACCGGGTGACCGCATTGTCATTGACCATGTCGCGGCTGATTTAAATTTGAGCATCATTCCTGTCAGGGAAGCCATCCGGCAACTGGAGGCAGACGGGTTTATCCAGGTAATCCCCTACAGCGGAGCCATTGTCCAGCTAATGAATGATACCGATTATGAGGAAACGCAGTGGGTGCTGTCGATCCTGGACGGGGGAGCGGCTTTCCTGGCGACCGGACATCTCACACCAGCGGATATCGAGACGCTGCAAAACTTAAATGACGCGATGAAGGAAGCATTGGCTAATTTTGAGTTTGAAGAGTTTGGCGAGTTAAATAAACAGTTCCATGAAACAATCTATCAACGCTGCGATAATGCTTACCTTATCGGCCGCCTCCGGCTGACCTGGCAGCGGTTGGCCCAAATGCGCAAAGCTGTTTTTTCATTTGTTCCCCGGCGGGCCAAAGAATCGATTGCCGAGCATGAAGAAATGATCAGGCTGCTGCAAGCATCGGCGCCGCCGGAAAAAATTGAGGAGTTTGCCCGCCAGCATAAGCTGAGGATGCTCCACGCGGTGATGCACCGCAAGCAACTGCCTCAATCTTAA
- a CDS encoding helix-turn-helix domain-containing protein, which translates to MKVDINDLSGYFAKINFSVVDIRRAVIEPGRKRFGTVTSPFSGMIFPLRGRSRMFLDGVPYDMEPGKVFHGGPNMPLDKEVLGQSKWDFMVIHYQVHGNTQGTFPYALSHYELSPGYNSGINDTLHQMYHIYATPGNLSALKIKSLFFIILDELLTCADCRLHNGSRELVAEAAEYMKNHYMEPLTVPELARQYGLSSKQFAYLFQKHTGMSPNKFLIEYRMRRAKELLCTTACSVAEIAEYVGYSDPYYFSLLFKKRTGLSPSTLQVFRKNKKLITN; encoded by the coding sequence ATGAAGGTGGATATCAACGATCTATCCGGCTATTTTGCCAAAATAAACTTTAGCGTAGTTGATATAAGACGAGCGGTTATCGAACCTGGAAGAAAACGTTTCGGTACAGTTACTTCGCCATTTTCAGGTATGATTTTTCCGCTGCGCGGCCGGTCAAGAATGTTTTTGGACGGCGTGCCCTATGACATGGAGCCAGGGAAAGTATTCCACGGCGGGCCGAATATGCCATTGGATAAAGAGGTTCTGGGACAGTCAAAATGGGATTTTATGGTCATACATTACCAGGTGCACGGCAATACCCAGGGGACGTTTCCCTATGCATTGTCGCATTATGAACTCAGCCCGGGCTATAATTCCGGGATAAACGACACGCTGCATCAGATGTACCATATCTACGCAACACCGGGTAATCTGTCGGCGCTGAAAATCAAATCCCTGTTTTTCATCATTTTGGATGAACTTCTAACTTGCGCCGATTGCCGGTTACATAACGGCAGCCGCGAACTGGTGGCAGAAGCCGCTGAATACATGAAGAATCACTATATGGAACCGCTCACCGTACCGGAATTAGCCAGGCAATATGGTCTGAGCAGCAAACAGTTTGCCTATTTGTTTCAAAAGCATACGGGCATGAGTCCGAATAAATTTCTGATTGAGTACCGAATGCGGCGGGCGAAAGAACTGCTCTGCACCACAGCCTGCTCGGTCGCGGAAATTGCGGAGTACGTGGGTTATTCCGATCCTTATTACTTCAGCCTGTTATTCAAGAAGCGAACGGGTTTGTCTCCCAGTACGTTGCAGGTATTCAGGAAAAATAAAAAGTTGATTACCAATTAA
- a CDS encoding mandelate racemase/muconate lactonizing enzyme family protein — MKITSVDIIDVANDFSSATSKWRPVVVRVNTDEGISGFGEVGLAYGVGASAGFGMAKDLAQLILGLDPMKNEAIWDMMQKKTFWGQGGGTVFSAGMSGIDIALWDIKGKALNTPVYQLLGGKTRDKIRTYASQLQLGWGKGKDKSLLVTPGQYAEVACAVVDEGFDAIKVDVTVLDDKGNYNQSGLTGVLPDRTLRVGYNRLKAMREAIGPDVDIIVEMHAFTDTTAAIQFGRMIEELGIYYYEEPVMPLNPKQMKKVADKVNIPIAAGERIYTRWGYRPFFEDGSIAVIQPDICTCGGLTEAKKICDMAHIYDVTVQVHVCGGPISTAAALHIESVIPNFIIHELHRYALLEANTKSCKYDYLPKQGVYEVPELPGLGQELTEETIKASQVVTVK; from the coding sequence CTCAGGCTTTGGCGAAGTCGGCCTGGCCTATGGCGTGGGTGCTTCCGCAGGCTTCGGCATGGCCAAGGACCTGGCGCAGCTTATTCTTGGCCTGGATCCGATGAAAAATGAGGCCATCTGGGATATGATGCAGAAAAAAACCTTTTGGGGTCAGGGAGGAGGAACGGTATTTTCCGCCGGTATGAGCGGCATAGATATTGCTTTGTGGGATATTAAAGGAAAAGCGCTCAACACGCCGGTGTACCAATTGCTGGGCGGAAAAACCCGGGATAAGATCAGAACCTATGCCAGCCAGCTTCAGTTGGGCTGGGGCAAAGGCAAGGACAAGTCGCTGCTGGTGACACCCGGACAGTATGCGGAAGTTGCCTGTGCTGTGGTAGACGAAGGTTTTGATGCGATAAAAGTCGATGTAACCGTCCTGGATGACAAAGGCAATTACAACCAGAGCGGCCTTACCGGCGTTCTTCCCGACCGTACCCTGCGTGTGGGCTACAACCGGCTGAAAGCTATGCGGGAAGCAATCGGGCCGGATGTCGATATCATTGTGGAGATGCATGCATTTACCGACACCACTGCGGCCATTCAGTTTGGGCGGATGATTGAGGAACTGGGAATTTATTATTATGAAGAACCGGTTATGCCCCTGAACCCCAAACAAATGAAAAAAGTAGCCGACAAAGTGAATATTCCGATTGCCGCCGGTGAAAGAATTTATACCCGCTGGGGCTACCGGCCGTTTTTCGAGGATGGGTCCATTGCCGTCATTCAGCCGGATATATGCACTTGCGGCGGGTTGACGGAAGCCAAGAAAATCTGCGATATGGCTCATATTTATGATGTGACCGTGCAGGTGCATGTTTGCGGCGGGCCGATTTCCACAGCGGCGGCGTTGCACATTGAGTCGGTTATCCCCAATTTTATTATTCACGAGTTGCACCGGTACGCTTTGCTGGAGGCCAATACCAAATCGTGCAAATACGATTATCTGCCGAAGCAGGGCGTGTACGAGGTGCCTGAGCTTCCCGGTCTGGGACAGGAGTTAACGGAGGAAACGATAAAAGCCTCCCAGGTAGTGACAGTGAAGTAA
- a CDS encoding UxaA family hydrolase → MRFMGYRRADGTVGTRNLVGVLSAVVCVNEVVEAIVRQVQGTARFTHHQGCCQTPLDIGLVNKALIGLGRNPNLHSVILISLGCESTDLAAVIEGIRDSGKRVEHLIVQETGGAARTTAAGILLAQEMVREASNATREPFPISNLVLGMKCGSSDTTSGLVPNPAIGVASDLLVEAGGVSILGEVTEFIGAEHILARHAANETVARDIFRLVERMEKRAMAVGEDIRGGQPTGGNIKGGLTTIEEKSLGAIAKAGSAPIQAVYEYGERPAVKGLVVMDSPGREPEILTGLAAAGCNVIVFATGRGAPQGFPFVPVLKITGSRTAAEKMSDHIDMNLSAVIDGDDTIPDAGRRVLHELVNVASGVMTKAEISGYVNSMDIYMRGPVI, encoded by the coding sequence ATGCGGTTCATGGGATATCGCCGTGCTGACGGCACAGTGGGGACGCGAAACCTGGTTGGCGTGTTATCCGCTGTCGTATGTGTCAATGAAGTAGTGGAAGCCATTGTCCGCCAGGTTCAGGGAACAGCCCGTTTTACGCATCATCAGGGCTGCTGCCAGACGCCGCTTGATATCGGCCTTGTAAATAAAGCGTTGATTGGCCTGGGGCGCAATCCCAATTTGCATTCGGTCATTTTGATCAGTCTTGGCTGTGAAAGTACTGATTTAGCAGCGGTAATTGAGGGGATCAGGGACAGCGGTAAACGGGTGGAACATCTCATTGTCCAGGAAACAGGCGGTGCCGCCCGGACAACGGCGGCAGGAATTCTGCTGGCCCAGGAGATGGTGCGGGAAGCGTCGAATGCCACACGCGAGCCCTTTCCGATCAGTAATCTGGTATTGGGCATGAAATGCGGCAGTTCAGATACCACTTCGGGACTGGTGCCAAACCCGGCTATCGGCGTGGCCTCCGATTTGCTGGTGGAAGCCGGCGGCGTGTCCATTCTGGGTGAAGTGACGGAATTCATCGGCGCCGAGCATATTCTGGCCCGGCACGCCGCCAATGAGACCGTCGCCCGGGATATTTTCCGGCTGGTGGAGCGCATGGAAAAGCGGGCCATGGCGGTTGGCGAGGATATTCGCGGCGGACAGCCGACAGGAGGCAACATTAAGGGCGGCTTGACAACCATTGAGGAAAAATCGCTTGGCGCCATTGCCAAGGCCGGATCGGCGCCCATTCAGGCGGTTTATGAATATGGCGAGCGCCCGGCCGTCAAAGGGCTGGTGGTGATGGACTCTCCGGGGCGGGAGCCGGAAATTCTTACCGGGCTGGCGGCTGCCGGCTGCAATGTTATTGTATTTGCCACCGGCAGGGGAGCGCCCCAGGGCTTCCCGTTTGTACCGGTGCTCAAAATCACCGGCAGCCGCACTGCCGCTGAAAAGATGAGCGATCATATCGATATGAACCTGAGCGCCGTAATTGACGGGGATGACACGATTCCCGACGCCGGGAGGCGCGTGCTGCACGAGCTGGTGAACGTCGCCTCCGGCGTTATGACTAAGGCGGAAATATCAGGCTATGTTAACTCCATGGACATCTATATGCGGGGTCCGGTTATTTAG